One genomic segment of Tursiops truncatus isolate mTurTru1 chromosome 4, mTurTru1.mat.Y, whole genome shotgun sequence includes these proteins:
- the THPO gene encoding thrombopoietin isoform X1: MELTELLLVVMPLLTARLTLSSPAPPACDPRLLNKLLRDSHVLHSRLSQCPDVNPLSTPVLLPAVDFSLGEWKTQTEQTKAQDVLGASTLLLEAVMAARGQLGPTCLSSLLVQLSGQVRLLLGALQGLLGTQLSVQGRTTAHKDPSAIFLSFQRLLRGKVRFLLLVVGPTLCAKRAPPTTAIPGNTSPFLILNKLPNRTSGLLETNSSVSARTTGSGLLNRLQGFRAKIPGLLNQTSRSLDQIPGHLNRTHGPLSGIHGLFPGPTPRALRAPDIPPETSDMDSLSPYLQPGESPSPAHPPPGQYTLFSPSPTLPIPTVQLQPMLPDPSAITPSSTSHLLVAAHSHFRNLSQEE; the protein is encoded by the exons ATGGAGCTGACTG AATTGCTCCTCGTGGTCATGCCTCTCCTAACTGCAAGACTAACACTGTCCAGCCCGGCTCCTCCTGCCTGTGACCCCCGACTCCTAAATAAACTGCTTCGTGACTCCCATGTCCTTCACAGCAGACTG AGCCAGTGCCCAGACGTTAACCCTTTGTCCACACCCGTCCTGCTGCCTGCTGTGGACTTCAGCTTGGGAGAATGGAAAACCCAGACA GAACAGACCAAGGCACAGGACGTTCTGGGAGCCTCGACCCTTCTGCTGGAGGCAGTGATGGCAGCGCGGGGACAACTGGGACCCACTTGCCTCTCATCCCTACTGGTGCAGCTTTCTGGACAGGTCCGCCTCCTCCTTGGGGCCCTGCAGGGCCTCCTAGGAACCCAG CTTTCTGTGCAGGGCAGGACCACAGCTCACAAGGATCCCAGTGCCATCTTCCTGAGCTTCCAACGACTGCTCCGAGGAAAGGTGCGTTTCCTGCTGCTTGTAGTGGGACCCACCCTCTGTGCCAAGCGGGCCCCACCTACCACAGCTATCCCGGGGAACACCTCTCCATTTCTCATACTGAACAAGCTCCCAAACAGGACTTCTGGATTGTTGGAGACAAACTCCAGTGTCTCAGCCAGAACTACTGGCTCTGGACTTCTGAACAGGCTGCAGGGATTCAGAGCCAAGATTCCTGGTCTGCTGAACCAAACCTCCAGGTCCCTAGACCAAATCCCTGGACACCTGAACAGGACACATGGACCCCTGAGTGGAATTCACGGACTCTTTCCTGGACCCACACCCAGGGCCCTAAGAGCCCCGGATATTCCTCCGGAAACTTCAGACATGGACTCCCTGTCACCCTACCTCCAGCCTGGAGAGTCTCCTTCCCCAGCCCATCCTCCTCCTGGACAGTACACACTCTTCTCTCCTTCACCCACCTTGCCCATCCCCACGGTCCAGCTCCAACCCATGCTTCCTGACCCCTCTGCCATCACACCCAGCTCTACCAGTCATCTTCTAGTTGCAGCCCACTCTCACTTCCGGAATCTGTCTCAGGAAGAGTAA
- the THPO gene encoding thrombopoietin isoform X2, whose translation MELTELLLVVMPLLTARLTLSSPAPPACDPRLLNKLLRDSHVLHSRLSQCPDVNPLSTPVLLPAVDFSLGEWKTQTEQTKAQDVLGASTLLLEAVMAARGQLGPTCLSSLLVQLSGQVRLLLGALQGLLGTQGRTTAHKDPSAIFLSFQRLLRGKVRFLLLVVGPTLCAKRAPPTTAIPGNTSPFLILNKLPNRTSGLLETNSSVSARTTGSGLLNRLQGFRAKIPGLLNQTSRSLDQIPGHLNRTHGPLSGIHGLFPGPTPRALRAPDIPPETSDMDSLSPYLQPGESPSPAHPPPGQYTLFSPSPTLPIPTVQLQPMLPDPSAITPSSTSHLLVAAHSHFRNLSQEE comes from the exons ATGGAGCTGACTG AATTGCTCCTCGTGGTCATGCCTCTCCTAACTGCAAGACTAACACTGTCCAGCCCGGCTCCTCCTGCCTGTGACCCCCGACTCCTAAATAAACTGCTTCGTGACTCCCATGTCCTTCACAGCAGACTG AGCCAGTGCCCAGACGTTAACCCTTTGTCCACACCCGTCCTGCTGCCTGCTGTGGACTTCAGCTTGGGAGAATGGAAAACCCAGACA GAACAGACCAAGGCACAGGACGTTCTGGGAGCCTCGACCCTTCTGCTGGAGGCAGTGATGGCAGCGCGGGGACAACTGGGACCCACTTGCCTCTCATCCCTACTGGTGCAGCTTTCTGGACAGGTCCGCCTCCTCCTTGGGGCCCTGCAGGGCCTCCTAGGAACCCAG GGCAGGACCACAGCTCACAAGGATCCCAGTGCCATCTTCCTGAGCTTCCAACGACTGCTCCGAGGAAAGGTGCGTTTCCTGCTGCTTGTAGTGGGACCCACCCTCTGTGCCAAGCGGGCCCCACCTACCACAGCTATCCCGGGGAACACCTCTCCATTTCTCATACTGAACAAGCTCCCAAACAGGACTTCTGGATTGTTGGAGACAAACTCCAGTGTCTCAGCCAGAACTACTGGCTCTGGACTTCTGAACAGGCTGCAGGGATTCAGAGCCAAGATTCCTGGTCTGCTGAACCAAACCTCCAGGTCCCTAGACCAAATCCCTGGACACCTGAACAGGACACATGGACCCCTGAGTGGAATTCACGGACTCTTTCCTGGACCCACACCCAGGGCCCTAAGAGCCCCGGATATTCCTCCGGAAACTTCAGACATGGACTCCCTGTCACCCTACCTCCAGCCTGGAGAGTCTCCTTCCCCAGCCCATCCTCCTCCTGGACAGTACACACTCTTCTCTCCTTCACCCACCTTGCCCATCCCCACGGTCCAGCTCCAACCCATGCTTCCTGACCCCTCTGCCATCACACCCAGCTCTACCAGTCATCTTCTAGTTGCAGCCCACTCTCACTTCCGGAATCTGTCTCAGGAAGAGTAA
- the THPO gene encoding thrombopoietin isoform X3, translated as MELTELLLVVMPLLTARLTLSSPAPPACDPRLLNKLLRDSHVLHSRLSQCPDVNPLSTPVLLPAVDFSLGEWKTQTEQTKAQDVLGASTLLLEAVMAARGQLGPTCLSSLLVQLSGQVRLLLGALQGLLGTQLSVQGRTTAHKDPSAIFLSFQRLLRGKDFWIVGDKLQCLSQNYWLWTSEQAAGIQSQDSWSAEPNLQVPRPNPWTPEQDTWTPEWNSRTLSWTHTQGPKSPGYSSGNFRHGLPVTLPPAWRVSFPSPSSSWTVHTLLSFTHLAHPHGPAPTHAS; from the exons ATGGAGCTGACTG AATTGCTCCTCGTGGTCATGCCTCTCCTAACTGCAAGACTAACACTGTCCAGCCCGGCTCCTCCTGCCTGTGACCCCCGACTCCTAAATAAACTGCTTCGTGACTCCCATGTCCTTCACAGCAGACTG AGCCAGTGCCCAGACGTTAACCCTTTGTCCACACCCGTCCTGCTGCCTGCTGTGGACTTCAGCTTGGGAGAATGGAAAACCCAGACA GAACAGACCAAGGCACAGGACGTTCTGGGAGCCTCGACCCTTCTGCTGGAGGCAGTGATGGCAGCGCGGGGACAACTGGGACCCACTTGCCTCTCATCCCTACTGGTGCAGCTTTCTGGACAGGTCCGCCTCCTCCTTGGGGCCCTGCAGGGCCTCCTAGGAACCCAG CTTTCTGTGCAGGGCAGGACCACAGCTCACAAGGATCCCAGTGCCATCTTCCTGAGCTTCCAACGACTGCTCCGAGGAAAG GACTTCTGGATTGTTGGAGACAAACTCCAGTGTCTCAGCCAGAACTACTGGCTCTGGACTTCTGAACAGGCTGCAGGGATTCAGAGCCAAGATTCCTGGTCTGCTGAACCAAACCTCCAGGTCCCTAGACCAAATCCCTGGACACCTGAACAGGACACATGGACCCCTGAGTGGAATTCACGGACTCTTTCCTGGACCCACACCCAGGGCCCTAAGAGCCCCGGATATTCCTCCGGAAACTTCAGACATGGACTCCCTGTCACCCTACCTCCAGCCTGGAGAGTCTCCTTCCCCAGCCCATCCTCCTCCTGGACAGTACACACTCTTCTCTCCTTCACCCACCTTGCCCATCCCCACGGTCCAGCTCCAACCCATGCTTCCTGA
- the THPO gene encoding thrombopoietin isoform X6, with protein sequence MENPDRTDQGTGRSGSLDPSAGGSDGSAGTTGTHLPLIPTGAAFWTGPPPPWGPAGPPRNPGQDHSSQGSQCHLPELPTTAPRKGAFPAACSGTHPLCQAGPTYHSYPGEHLSISHTEQAPKQDFWIVGDKLQCLSQNYWLWTSEQAAGIQSQDSWSAEPNLQVPRPNPWTPEQDTWTPEWNSRTLSWTHTQGPKSPGYSSGNFRHGLPVTLPPAWRVSFPSPSSSWTVHTLLSFTHLAHPHGPAPTHAS encoded by the exons ATGGAAAACCCAGACA GAACAGACCAAGGCACAGGACGTTCTGGGAGCCTCGACCCTTCTGCTGGAGGCAGTGATGGCAGCGCGGGGACAACTGGGACCCACTTGCCTCTCATCCCTACTGGTGCAGCTTTCTGGACAGGTCCGCCTCCTCCTTGGGGCCCTGCAGGGCCTCCTAGGAACCCAG GGCAGGACCACAGCTCACAAGGATCCCAGTGCCATCTTCCTGAGCTTCCAACGACTGCTCCGAGGAAAGGTGCGTTTCCTGCTGCTTGTAGTGGGACCCACCCTCTGTGCCAAGCGGGCCCCACCTACCACAGCTATCCCGGGGAACACCTCTCCATTTCTCATACTGAACAAGCTCCCAAACAGGACTTCTGGATTGTTGGAGACAAACTCCAGTGTCTCAGCCAGAACTACTGGCTCTGGACTTCTGAACAGGCTGCAGGGATTCAGAGCCAAGATTCCTGGTCTGCTGAACCAAACCTCCAGGTCCCTAGACCAAATCCCTGGACACCTGAACAGGACACATGGACCCCTGAGTGGAATTCACGGACTCTTTCCTGGACCCACACCCAGGGCCCTAAGAGCCCCGGATATTCCTCCGGAAACTTCAGACATGGACTCCCTGTCACCCTACCTCCAGCCTGGAGAGTCTCCTTCCCCAGCCCATCCTCCTCCTGGACAGTACACACTCTTCTCTCCTTCACCCACCTTGCCCATCCCCACGGTCCAGCTCCAACCCATGCTTCCTGA
- the THPO gene encoding thrombopoietin isoform X4, protein MELTELLLVVMPLLTARLTLSSPAPPACDPRLLNKLLRDSHVLHSRLSQCPDVNPLSTPVLLPAVDFSLGEWKTQTEQTKAQDVLGASTLLLEAVMAARGQLGPTCLSSLLVQLSGQVRLLLGALQGLLGTQGRTTAHKDPSAIFLSFQRLLRGKDFWIVGDKLQCLSQNYWLWTSEQAAGIQSQDSWSAEPNLQVPRPNPWTPEQDTWTPEWNSRTLSWTHTQGPKSPGYSSGNFRHGLPVTLPPAWRVSFPSPSSSWTVHTLLSFTHLAHPHGPAPTHAS, encoded by the exons ATGGAGCTGACTG AATTGCTCCTCGTGGTCATGCCTCTCCTAACTGCAAGACTAACACTGTCCAGCCCGGCTCCTCCTGCCTGTGACCCCCGACTCCTAAATAAACTGCTTCGTGACTCCCATGTCCTTCACAGCAGACTG AGCCAGTGCCCAGACGTTAACCCTTTGTCCACACCCGTCCTGCTGCCTGCTGTGGACTTCAGCTTGGGAGAATGGAAAACCCAGACA GAACAGACCAAGGCACAGGACGTTCTGGGAGCCTCGACCCTTCTGCTGGAGGCAGTGATGGCAGCGCGGGGACAACTGGGACCCACTTGCCTCTCATCCCTACTGGTGCAGCTTTCTGGACAGGTCCGCCTCCTCCTTGGGGCCCTGCAGGGCCTCCTAGGAACCCAG GGCAGGACCACAGCTCACAAGGATCCCAGTGCCATCTTCCTGAGCTTCCAACGACTGCTCCGAGGAAAG GACTTCTGGATTGTTGGAGACAAACTCCAGTGTCTCAGCCAGAACTACTGGCTCTGGACTTCTGAACAGGCTGCAGGGATTCAGAGCCAAGATTCCTGGTCTGCTGAACCAAACCTCCAGGTCCCTAGACCAAATCCCTGGACACCTGAACAGGACACATGGACCCCTGAGTGGAATTCACGGACTCTTTCCTGGACCCACACCCAGGGCCCTAAGAGCCCCGGATATTCCTCCGGAAACTTCAGACATGGACTCCCTGTCACCCTACCTCCAGCCTGGAGAGTCTCCTTCCCCAGCCCATCCTCCTCCTGGACAGTACACACTCTTCTCTCCTTCACCCACCTTGCCCATCCCCACGGTCCAGCTCCAACCCATGCTTCCTGA
- the THPO gene encoding thrombopoietin isoform X5 has product MENPDRTDQGTGRSGSLDPSAGGSDGSAGTTGTHLPLIPTGAAFWTGPPPPWGPAGPPRNPAFCAGQDHSSQGSQCHLPELPTTAPRKGAFPAACSGTHPLCQAGPTYHSYPGEHLSISHTEQAPKQDFWIVGDKLQCLSQNYWLWTSEQAAGIQSQDSWSAEPNLQVPRPNPWTPEQDTWTPEWNSRTLSWTHTQGPKSPGYSSGNFRHGLPVTLPPAWRVSFPSPSSSWTVHTLLSFTHLAHPHGPAPTHAS; this is encoded by the exons ATGGAAAACCCAGACA GAACAGACCAAGGCACAGGACGTTCTGGGAGCCTCGACCCTTCTGCTGGAGGCAGTGATGGCAGCGCGGGGACAACTGGGACCCACTTGCCTCTCATCCCTACTGGTGCAGCTTTCTGGACAGGTCCGCCTCCTCCTTGGGGCCCTGCAGGGCCTCCTAGGAACCCAG CTTTCTGTGCAGGGCAGGACCACAGCTCACAAGGATCCCAGTGCCATCTTCCTGAGCTTCCAACGACTGCTCCGAGGAAAGGTGCGTTTCCTGCTGCTTGTAGTGGGACCCACCCTCTGTGCCAAGCGGGCCCCACCTACCACAGCTATCCCGGGGAACACCTCTCCATTTCTCATACTGAACAAGCTCCCAAACAGGACTTCTGGATTGTTGGAGACAAACTCCAGTGTCTCAGCCAGAACTACTGGCTCTGGACTTCTGAACAGGCTGCAGGGATTCAGAGCCAAGATTCCTGGTCTGCTGAACCAAACCTCCAGGTCCCTAGACCAAATCCCTGGACACCTGAACAGGACACATGGACCCCTGAGTGGAATTCACGGACTCTTTCCTGGACCCACACCCAGGGCCCTAAGAGCCCCGGATATTCCTCCGGAAACTTCAGACATGGACTCCCTGTCACCCTACCTCCAGCCTGGAGAGTCTCCTTCCCCAGCCCATCCTCCTCCTGGACAGTACACACTCTTCTCTCCTTCACCCACCTTGCCCATCCCCACGGTCCAGCTCCAACCCATGCTTCCTGA